DNA from Rhinatrema bivittatum chromosome 1, aRhiBiv1.1, whole genome shotgun sequence:
GCGTggaggcagtccgggggcagtccgggggcgtgaccaAGTGCCCCGATACAGCGGCTTGTGTCGGGGCTGgagcgccggcagccagcccgcacgcgcaagttactcaatgaaataaggtgggggggatttagctagggctgggaggtgggttagataggggaagggagggaaagttgggggggaccaaaaaaaaagttcccttcaagggcactctgattttggagcggccttggagggaacgggaaaagccatcgggcttcccctagggctcggtgcgtgcaaggtgcacaagtgtgcacccccttgcgcgcgccgactctagattttataacatgcgcgcggtagcgcgcgcatgttataaaatcgggtgtacatttgtgcgtgccgggtagcacgcacaatgTTACCCCCCCgcgcgtaatattaaaaatctgccccaaattgaCTACTAAActactaaaaactcatcttttctcCAGTGCATATAATCTATATTAAAATCTTCACACAACTTTACAGtatataatttaattttgttCAAATCTTGTTTGTATTAAGGATTGTAATTATGTTTTAATATGTGATCAAATTATGTACGTTTGAATATgtgaaccgcctagacggatagtttacctacccattgtgcggtatataaaactttttaaataaaaaaaaaaataaatttaaataaatgaacattTGAACATAGACCTCACAAAACTTGATGACCATAAGAATGTGCATTCGTTGTTTTTTTCTAggccattcgtttcattcatttcagcCTATGTGGGTATATCTCTAGATTGGAATGTACGTGCACAAAACTGCTGGTATGCACTCATGTGAGCACCTACTCGAATGTGTGTGTAACCATCAGTTTTTTGCGCATACCTTCTAATTGCGAGATACACGCACACGGccgaaacaaatgaaactaatggcccaatgaatgcacatacctaaTGACCACCACTGATTGAAAACACTTCAAGAAAAAGTCATAGAGCCTAGCATTAACAGATAAAAGTCAATTCTTTACCAAATGGCAAAAGTTTAAAAGATCAGAAGACAGCCTGGCCTCCcttggaagagagttccaaagcaAGGGAATGAAAGACAAGAAGGTTCTCTTGCAAGATCTGTAaaattgaaaattgtcctcaagaagagtaattttcaaaagtatttcagTGGATAAACAGTGTTTTGCCGGGTAAAAGTTTATATATGCATGTCAGGTTCAGGCATGAAGTCTACTCAGACTGAGTGGATCCTGGAGGGATTTGgacttatatgcatactttttgattaTACAGAATATGCACATAATTGTTCATGGACGATTTGTGTGGAACATTTTAGCAGGTGTTACTTCTACAAGTATTTTtggttggataattttcaaagtgggcttaTGCGTGTAAATACAAATTgatgtaacttatgcatgtaattgCTGGCTCATTTATGTGTGATATTACAATATTTCCCTCTCTTTTAAACTGAAAGCAGAGGTTTAGCTGAAGTATATATATTCATAACTGCTCTATTTATGTTGGTCTTCTCAATCTTTTTTAGGTGCTAATGGGTGTTTTTCATTTGGGATTTTTATCTATGTATCTTTCTGAACCCATGTTAGATGGATTCGCCACTGGTGCTTCATTGATGATTTTAACAGCTCAAGTTAAGTATCTTCTTGGAATAAAAATTCCACGCAGTCAAGGCTATGGAATGATTATATCAACCTGGatcaacatttttaaaaacatttatgcaACTAACTTCTGTGATGTATTAACAAGTGCCATTTGTATTGCAGTGCTAGTCACTGCAAAAGAACTAGGAGATCGATACAAACAAAAGCTAAAAGTCCCTCTTCCAACAGAGCTTATTGTTATTGTAGTAGCTACACTGATATCACATTTTGGTAATTTAAATCATGTTTATGGAACAAGTGTTTCTGGTTCAATTCCAACTGGATTTATACCTCCTAAGATGCCAGATATCTGGGTAATGCCACGTGTAGCTGGTGATGCTGTACCACTTGCAGTTGTTAGTTTTGCATTTACAATTTCATTATCTGAAATGTTTGCAAAGAAATATGAATATACTGTGAAAGCCAATCAAGAAATGTTTGCTATAGGATTCTGCAATATTATCCCTTCTTTTTTTCACTCTTTTGCTTCCAGTGCAGCTCTAGCTAAAACTCTTGTAAAAGCTTCCACAGGATGCAAAACACAGGTTTCCAGTGTTGTAAGTGCTGTGGTAGTGCTGCTGGTCCTGCTTTTATTTGcacctctgttttattctttacAAAAATGTGTTTTGGCTTGCATTATTATAGTTAGTTTAAGAGAAGCCCTTTGGAAATTTAAAGATCTGCCAACGCGATGGCATCTAAGCAAAGTGGACTGCTTAGTATGGTGTGTTACAGTACTCTCTTCTGCTTTCATTAGCACAGAAATGGGTCTTTTGGTAGGAGTTATTTTTTCAATGATGTGCATTATTGCTCGTCTGCAAGTGCCTCACACTGCCCTCCTCAGTCAAATCCAAAACACTGTTTTTTATGAAGATGATGGGAAATATGAAAATCTTTGTCCTGTTCCACAAGTCAAAATATTTCGTTTTGAAGCACCTATTTACTATGCAAATAAGGGTTTCTTCTTGCAATCTCTATACAAAATGACAGGATTAGACCCTGCTCTGGAAATAATAAGGAGAAAAAAGAACGAagtgaaagaaaaaacatttatgaaaaaaggaaataaagagatTGCAGCTGTCAAGGGGAACAATAAAACTGATACAAATGTAAATCTAGTCCCTGCCCAGCTTGATTTTCATACCATTATTCTCGATTGCTCTTCTATTCCCTTTTTAGATACAACTGGGGTTAACACATTAAAAGGAATATTGAAAGGTTACAAAGAAGTAGATATCAGCATTATTCTAAGTTGTTGTAATCCTTCTGTAATTGACTCTTTAGAAAGAAGTGGCTACTTTGGAAAAGATAACAAAGATATTCATGAATTACATTTCTATAGTGTTCATAGTGCTGTTCACTTTGCAAGAGAAAGAAAATCCATTGTAGCTGATACCACTATATAGTTTCACATGGCATTCATTTATAACTTAAACAAAACAGATGTTAGCTAATTAGAGATCTTTATCTGATATGAGAATACGCTCCGAATATCCTAATAATGCAGGAAAAAATTACAACTAATATTTCTATGAATATCTGCATTAGTAAATGTAGGAATACTCTGCCATGaactaagagagagaaagataccgtatgtctgtgtgtatgtagtTAGCTAGAAAATAGGCAAGTGCTGAgtcaaaaaaatttgttttggttcattcgtTTGGTAGGTCACAGTCAttgatttggtttgtttcaaacaattttttttcatatctTTGTTTTAATTGATCATTCGTTTACCATTATAGTCAttagggaagcaatgcagcctattttgggctcacaaattgggattttctaatcatttttggTGGGAAGGCATGCCAACATATCAAAGGGGAGGAGGCATGCTAACATATCAAGATTATGTGCACATGGTTCCAAAAGTGTCATGAAATGCTCAAGGACCCTCAATGGGGCAAAACACTATCAAAAGTGGCAGAAGTTCTCCAGGGCACTGTCAGAggacaaagcagcagcaagagtgaccAGAACATCCCAAGGATCCAAAAGtggagcaaagggcaccaacaatagtggcataaAACCCCTAAGACtgtatgagaggggcaaagtgacACTAAATGTAGCATGAACaactcaaggcaccatgaaggggagcagcaccaaaagaggcagaaaactccaaaagcaactgaaagagtggcatgaagaccccaaagtatTATGAGAGGCACAAAACAGACACTTGTTTTGTGCCTCTCTCAAggttccaaatgaggggcaaagagAACCAATCAAATTGTAAGTGATGTCATCCTGCTAGATGGCAGCCTAAatcctaaggggcggattttaaaagccctgctcgcgtaaatccgcccggatttatgcgagcagggccttgtgcgccggcgcgcctattttccataggcctgccggcgcgcgcagagccccaggactcgcataagtcccggggttttttgtcgggggcgtgtcgggggcggggccgatcgacgcagcgttttgggggcgggatgcagcgtttcgggggcgggcccgggggcgtggtttcggcccggggtggtccgggggcatggccgcgccctccggaaccgcccccgggttgcgtctcggcgcgccagcgacccgctggcacgcgtggatttacttctccctcccggaggcgtaaatccgtggacaaaggtggggggggggtttagatagggccggggggggtgggttaggtagaggaagggaggggaaggtgaggggagggcgaaagagagctccctccgaggctgatttcggagcggcctcggagggaaacgaggcaggctgcgcggctcagcgctcTGAATTCAGAGATATTTCACCAAGGTCTGGCAAGATATGGCCGCAATAAAATCAGAACTCAGTCCAATGGTGGCAGGCTTACGTGGTGGTGTTCTTGATCTCGAACAAAGGATCGAGGGCTGGGACGTGTCTAGAGGAACAGGCCACAGATTTGAACACATGGAGCAAGGAGGTGGTTAGTGTGGTGAAAACGGTGCAGGATTTTGATGAGCAGCTGGAGGATCTTGAGAATAGGTCCCACCACTCCAACCTTTGAGTCCATGGGGGTACAGGAGGCTCAAGAGCCAGCAGACTCTTTTCATATTGTTACTAGTATTTGCACCACAATCCTGGGAACAGATGAGAGCTTGGAGGAACTGCCACCCATTAAATCAGAAAAAATGCATAGAGCTTTAGGAGCACCAAGGGGGAATATTCCCCAAGAAATAATGTCCTGGTTCCACAGTtttctataaaagaaaaaatagcccaGCAAGCATGTAAAATGGGCCAAACTACTTGGAAAAATCAAATTATGGAAGTATTCCAAGATCTGTCTCCGATAACTATTAGGAAAAGACAGGACTGAAAGGAATAATtgccataataaaaaaaagaggaattaaAATACCGGTGACTCTTTCCTTTCGGGCTTAACATCTCTATCCAAGGCAAATTGGCAAGAGTGAACACAGTGGCAGTAGCGGCCTTGCTACTGTGAGAAATGGGGGTGATGGTGTCGATGGAGGAATCACAAGCCAGATCATCTTCTTTTCACTGGAGAAAAAATGAGCAGCCAAAAATGGCAGACAGTGACTGGAGCAGAAAGAAGACTTCTCAGGTGGTTGGGGAACCCATCCTCTCCTAGCACTGCAAGCCTCTGAAAGGTGACCAGAAGATGGATGAAACTTGTAGTGACTTTGAAAGGGTCAGTTTAATCTGATTGGGTAGGGTATAGTCAAAGGAagagatatttaaaaagagcaggGACTCAGAAAGCCTGTTGAGGGTGATGgttgtttcttttttgtattttcatatcTTTATTGTTTAAGGGGCTATATGTATAGCTTGGGGGAGGTGGAGTGGTATTgatttgggaggtgggggggaagggggatagaGCAGTGAGAAGATGGGATAACCATTGTGTGATATTTGTTATTGGATTTGGACAGTGGGGTTAGGGATGACATGGACTTGGTTACCATCGACACCATCACCCCCATTTCTCACAGAAACAAGGCCACTGCTGACACTGTAGATCAATGCCTCTGTTCCCTACTGTAGAACCAGGCCACTATTTCCCAGGAAATATTTCCCCTTGGCGGTCCTAAAGCTCTATGCAGGATGGTAACTTTCCTCAAGATGGAGGTAATCCACCAGGAGGGGAGGTGGAGTGGTGttgggttgggagggagggggagagtggggaAAGAGCATTGAGGAGAATGGGATAACCATTGTGTGGTATTTGTATTGGAATTTGGACAGTGGGGTTAGGGATGATACGGACTTGGCTACCAGGGTTGGCAGGTTTatgcagattagggatgtgaatcattttttgactatttaaaatatcgtccgatatattttaaattgtcaaaaatcattagagccgcgatacaataacaattcccccgatttattgtcaaaaaatcgtaaatcgggggaagggggaggggaaggggagggcgagaaaaccggcacactaaaacaaccctaaaacccaccctgaccctttaaaataaatcccccaccctcccgaacccccccaaaatgccttaaattacctggggtccagaggaagggtcccggtgtgatcttttactctcagacctcggacctccgtgcgttgtagaaacaaaatggcgccggcgctacctttgacctgtcatatgacaggccggcgccattttgtttttttgtcccccgacgtcaggagcgtaggagatcgctcccggacccccgctggacccccagggacttttggccagcttggggggggcctcctgacccccacaagacttgccaaaagtccagcgggggtccggaacgacctcctgcagtcgaatcgtttttccgtacggaaaaacgattcgcggtaggagatcgctcccggacccccgctggacccccagggacttttggccagcttggggggggg
Protein-coding regions in this window:
- the SLC26A1 gene encoding sulfate anion transporter 1; amino-acid sequence: MNANDMEREIEAIQLDKHPSCQIVMERKACINTNLQDTVKIKLKNNCFCTTKRLKNMFIDFFPIIRWLPKYNCKEYIWGDVMSGLIIGIILIPQAIAYSLLAGLKPIYSLYTSFFANLIYFLLGTSRHISVGIFSLLSLMVGQVVDRELQLAGFDMNDDTQQTISNTSKWITDESNFTTFNISTDLMIMECGKECYAISVATALTFLAGVYQVLMGVFHLGFLSMYLSEPMLDGFATGASLMILTAQVKYLLGIKIPRSQGYGMIISTWINIFKNIYATNFCDVLTSAICIAVLVTAKELGDRYKQKLKVPLPTELIVIVVATLISHFGNLNHVYGTSVSGSIPTGFIPPKMPDIWVMPRVAGDAVPLAVVSFAFTISLSEMFAKKYEYTVKANQEMFAIGFCNIIPSFFHSFASSAALAKTLVKASTGCKTQVSSVVSAVVVLLVLLLFAPLFYSLQKCVLACIIIVSLREALWKFKDLPTRWHLSKVDCLVWCVTVLSSAFISTEMGLLVGVIFSMMCIIARLQVPHTALLSQIQNTVFYEDDGKYENLCPVPQVKIFRFEAPIYYANKGFFLQSLYKMTGLDPALEIIRRKKNEVKEKTFMKKGNKEIAAVKGNNKTDTNVNLVPAQLDFHTIILDCSSIPFLDTTGVNTLKGILKGYKEVDISIILSCCNPSVIDSLERSGYFGKDNKDIHELHFYSVHSAVHFARERKSIVADTTI